A region from the Flavobacteriales bacterium genome encodes:
- a CDS encoding tail fiber domain-containing protein, giving the protein MRLTSRTVIATSLLAASLAWSTSGLAQNIGINVDGASPHPSALLDIDASAIVGTKRGLLIPRVTSAERAAIAAPATGLLVFDTTTNAFWFYDGTTWVPLASGNSGWSLTGNTGTVDGTHFLGTTDNVPLNFRVNNQRAGRVSQLDSTVTLGHRAGVSLTTGTNNVLIGERAGENLTTAASNVLIGHKAGRSVNSFSNVMVGELAGATSTTGGFNVFIGRASGYSNTTGNNNMFSGYNAGVLNTGGGNNTFAGASAGSANTTASFNTFMGASAGSNNTTGSSNTFVGRQSGMANTTANHNSFFGVDAGRQNTTGGGNTFLGRSAGYDNTTANYNTFVGIDAGRFSTTGPENTFIGANAGYLNTSGFANTFVGRNAGYTGATTGDNTFVGFEAGYNTTASDNVMVGAHSGTANTTGALNVFVGESAGLANTTGAENTYLGSAAGLTSTTALKNTFVGRNAGRLTTTASENVFVGSEAGLNNTTAGWNAFIGVDAGRSNTTGTANTFVGRSAGYANTTAGNNVFMGVDAGRFNTTGNSNTFLGRSAGYDNTTASNNTFVGLDAGRFNTSGNDNVFIGAGAGNANTTAFANTFVGRNSGAANTTAVNNSFFGSHSGAANTTGGHNTFVGAFAGSSNTTAVSNTCVGALAGWQMTTANENTLIGRQAGESISTGISNTVLGAFAGQDISTGNLNTIVGRLAGPATSTGAANTFVGFQTGLGNTTGGNNVAMGVNTFWQNTTGSNNTAIGANAGTNAAALTNCTSLGNGTVNTASNQVRIGNAAVTSIGGQVGWTTLSDARFKRDVRRDVPGLELVMRLRPASYTYDVLAIKAATAPESPDTSRMMNTAVRHTGFLAQEVEAAANELGYDFSAVDAPKNEGDLYGLRYAEFVVPLVKAVQEQQALILALQEEVSRLRSLVER; this is encoded by the coding sequence ATGCGCCTCACGTCCCGCACCGTCATCGCAACAAGCCTTCTAGCTGCTTCACTGGCCTGGTCCACCAGCGGCCTTGCGCAGAACATCGGGATCAATGTCGACGGCGCATCCCCGCACCCCAGCGCCTTGCTCGACATCGACGCCAGTGCTATCGTTGGCACGAAGCGCGGGCTGCTCATTCCGCGCGTGACTTCCGCCGAGCGTGCCGCGATCGCGGCGCCCGCCACGGGCCTGCTCGTCTTCGATACCACCACGAACGCATTCTGGTTCTATGACGGGACAACTTGGGTACCGCTCGCCAGCGGCAATAGCGGCTGGTCGCTGACAGGCAATACAGGGACCGTTGACGGCACGCACTTCCTGGGAACAACCGACAATGTGCCACTGAACTTCAGGGTGAACAACCAGCGCGCCGGGCGCGTATCGCAACTGGACAGCACTGTCACGCTCGGCCACCGCGCCGGCGTATCGCTCACCACGGGCACCAACAACGTGCTCATCGGTGAGCGGGCGGGCGAGAATTTGACCACGGCAGCCTCGAACGTGCTGATCGGGCATAAGGCCGGGCGATCAGTGAACTCGTTCAGCAACGTGATGGTGGGCGAACTCGCTGGAGCCACCAGTACCACGGGAGGTTTCAACGTATTCATAGGCAGGGCAAGCGGCTACTCGAACACCACCGGCAACAACAATATGTTCTCGGGGTACAACGCAGGTGTCTTGAACACTGGTGGAGGGAACAACACGTTCGCAGGCGCATCGGCGGGCAGCGCCAACACCACGGCTTCCTTCAACACGTTCATGGGAGCCTCCGCCGGTTCCAACAACACCACGGGCAGCAGCAACACCTTCGTTGGCCGCCAGTCCGGGATGGCGAACACAACAGCCAACCACAACTCGTTCTTCGGTGTGGACGCCGGCAGGCAGAACACCACCGGCGGCGGCAATACGTTCCTGGGCCGCTCGGCCGGCTATGACAACACCACTGCGAACTACAATACGTTCGTTGGCATCGACGCAGGGCGCTTCAGCACCACCGGGCCGGAGAACACGTTCATCGGCGCCAATGCGGGCTACCTCAACACCTCAGGCTTCGCCAACACGTTCGTGGGGCGCAATGCGGGATACACCGGCGCGACCACCGGGGACAATACGTTCGTGGGTTTCGAGGCCGGCTACAACACCACTGCGAGCGACAACGTGATGGTTGGCGCGCACAGCGGCACGGCCAACACCACCGGCGCGTTGAACGTGTTCGTGGGGGAAAGCGCCGGACTGGCCAACACCACGGGCGCGGAGAACACCTACCTCGGTTCCGCTGCCGGCCTCACGAGCACGACCGCGCTGAAGAACACCTTCGTAGGCCGCAACGCAGGGCGACTGACCACAACCGCTTCAGAGAACGTGTTCGTGGGATCAGAGGCCGGACTTAACAACACCACCGCAGGATGGAACGCGTTCATCGGTGTGGATGCCGGTCGCTCCAACACCACGGGCACCGCGAACACCTTCGTGGGCCGCTCGGCGGGTTATGCGAACACGACCGCCGGCAACAACGTGTTCATGGGCGTGGATGCCGGCCGCTTCAACACCACGGGCAACAGCAACACCTTCCTCGGTCGCTCGGCGGGTTACGACAACACCACTGCCAGCAACAACACGTTCGTCGGGCTCGATGCGGGCCGCTTCAACACCTCGGGCAATGACAACGTGTTCATCGGCGCGGGCGCAGGCAATGCGAACACCACGGCGTTCGCCAACACCTTCGTGGGCCGCAACTCCGGTGCGGCCAACACCACGGCAGTGAACAACTCGTTCTTCGGCAGCCACAGCGGCGCAGCCAACACCACAGGCGGGCACAACACGTTCGTGGGCGCGTTCGCCGGCTCCTCGAACACGACAGCGGTGTCCAACACATGTGTGGGCGCTTTGGCCGGTTGGCAGATGACAACTGCAAACGAGAACACCCTCATCGGTCGCCAGGCAGGCGAGTCCATCTCCACCGGCATCAGCAACACGGTGCTGGGGGCGTTCGCGGGCCAGGACATCTCCACCGGCAACCTCAACACCATCGTGGGGCGCCTTGCGGGGCCTGCGACCTCCACGGGCGCGGCCAACACGTTCGTGGGGTTCCAGACCGGCCTGGGCAACACCACGGGCGGCAACAACGTGGCCATGGGCGTGAACACGTTCTGGCAGAACACCACGGGCAGCAACAACACGGCGATCGGCGCCAACGCTGGCACCAATGCCGCAGCGCTCACCAACTGCACCTCGCTCGGGAACGGAACGGTGAACACAGCGAGCAATCAAGTGCGCATCGGGAACGCGGCTGTGACGAGCATTGGCGGGCAGGTGGGCTGGACCACCCTGAGCGATGCGCGCTTCAAGCGCGATGTGCGCCGCGATGTGCCGGGCTTGGAGCTGGTGATGCGATTACGCCCGGCGAGCTACACCTACGATGTGCTCGCGATCAAGGCAGCCACGGCTCCCGAAAGTCCCGACACGTCGCGCATGATGAACACGGCCGTTCGTCACACCGGCTTCCTGGCCCAGGAAGTGGAGGCCGCCGCGAACGAACTGGGCTACGACTTCAGCGCAGTGGATGCCCCGAAGAACGAGGGCGACTTGTACGGGCTGCGCTATGCGGAATTCGTGGTGCCCCTGGTTAAAGCGGTGCAGGAACAGCAAGCACTGATCCTGGCATTGCAAGAGGAAGTGTCGCGATTGCGGTCGCTGGTGGAACGATAG
- a CDS encoding ABC transporter ATP-binding protein, translated as MSLLKTIDLCKVYRTDTVETTALNNVSIDIAQGEFVAIMGPSGCGKSTLLNIIGLLDAPSTGSYAVNGEDVSGYNERKRAEVRKNTIGFVFQSFNLIDELTVAENIELPLIYTNMGKAEREQCVAEAMDRMNIAHRAKHFPQQLSGGQQQRVAIARAVVNKPKLILADEPTGNLDSAHGEEVMNLLSELNKAGTTVIIVTHSLRDAGYAKRTVNLLDGKVVTTGVHA; from the coding sequence ATGAGCCTCCTGAAAACGATCGACCTGTGCAAGGTTTACCGCACCGACACGGTGGAAACCACCGCACTGAACAACGTGAGCATCGACATCGCGCAAGGCGAGTTCGTGGCCATCATGGGACCGAGCGGTTGCGGCAAATCCACGCTCCTCAACATCATCGGTTTGCTCGATGCCCCGAGCACCGGCAGCTATGCGGTGAACGGAGAGGACGTCAGTGGGTACAATGAGCGCAAACGTGCCGAGGTGCGCAAGAACACCATCGGTTTCGTTTTCCAGAGCTTCAACCTTATCGATGAGCTCACCGTGGCGGAGAACATCGAGCTGCCGCTGATCTACACGAACATGGGCAAAGCAGAGCGTGAACAATGCGTTGCGGAGGCCATGGACCGCATGAACATCGCGCACAGGGCGAAGCACTTCCCGCAACAACTGAGCGGTGGGCAGCAGCAACGTGTGGCGATCGCAAGAGCGGTGGTGAACAAGCCGAAACTGATACTGGCCGATGAGCCCACCGGCAACCTGGACAGTGCGCATGGCGAAGAAGTCATGAACCTGCTGTCTGAACTGAACAAGGCAGGCACCACGGTCATCATCGTTACGCACAGCCTGCGCGATGCGGGTTACGCAAAGCGCACCGTCAACCTGCTCGATGGCAAAGTGGTGACCACGGGCGTGCATGCCTGA
- a CDS encoding response regulator transcription factor, whose protein sequence is MIRALIVDDDQLARSNLRGLLAEAHKDVQVVGETDNIADAEGRIAELSPSLVFLDVEMPGGSGFDLLRKLGRWDFEVIFVTGHQRYAIEAIRFSALDYLPKPADPQELAAALERFKQRREPPTVRAQVQEQFIANIAQPAPSGFKLTLHQGDATWFVAPAEVRRCDADSNYTRITLQDGRRFIMARTLMDFEEMLTPFGFLRLSRHALVARRIVTHVSANAAVLDDGEHVPVSRRRMGELKEKLAG, encoded by the coding sequence ATGATCCGGGCGCTGATCGTGGACGACGACCAATTGGCGCGCAGCAACCTGCGCGGCTTGTTGGCCGAGGCGCACAAGGATGTGCAGGTGGTCGGTGAGACCGACAACATCGCCGACGCCGAAGGGCGCATCGCTGAGCTGTCGCCCTCGCTGGTCTTCCTGGACGTGGAGATGCCCGGCGGAAGCGGCTTCGACCTGTTGCGCAAGCTGGGCCGCTGGGACTTCGAGGTGATCTTCGTCACCGGGCACCAGCGCTACGCCATCGAGGCCATCCGGTTCAGCGCGCTCGACTACCTGCCGAAGCCCGCGGACCCGCAGGAATTGGCCGCCGCGCTGGAGCGGTTCAAGCAGCGCCGGGAGCCGCCCACGGTACGTGCGCAAGTGCAGGAACAGTTCATCGCCAACATCGCACAACCCGCGCCATCCGGTTTCAAGCTCACGCTGCACCAAGGTGATGCCACCTGGTTCGTTGCCCCGGCAGAGGTGCGCCGTTGCGATGCCGACAGCAACTACACGCGCATCACGTTGCAGGATGGGCGCCGCTTCATCATGGCGCGAACGCTCATGGACTTCGAGGAGATGCTGACGCCCTTCGGCTTCCTTCGGCTGAGCCGGCATGCGCTGGTAGCGCGCAGGATCGTGACGCACGTCAGCGCGAACGCCGCCGTGCTCGATGATGGCGAGCATGTGCCCGTAAGCCGCCGACGCATGGGCGAACTGAAGGAGAAACTGGCGGGGTGA
- a CDS encoding aldo/keto reductase has product MRYRRLGNAGLQLSELSLGSWLTFGKQITDDTAEALMKLAYDNGINFFDNAEIYSKGESERVMGRILKKMEWPRDTWTVSSKVFFGAGGKLPTQLGLHRKHVVEACHDALKRLQVDYLDLYFCHRPDPNTPIAETVWTMHQLIMQGKVMYWGTSEWSAKEITEAHAVAEKHHLIAPVMEQPQYNMFHRAKVEEEFAPLYDTVGLGTTIWSPLASGILSGKHTLEGDASSRLRMAGLEWLKERELNEARLKKVEELKSIATDLGLSLPVFAIAWCLKNARVSTVMLGASKTGQLEENLKAVDAQDLFTPEVMKRVELAIADEKLSTW; this is encoded by the coding sequence ATGCGCTACCGCCGCCTCGGCAACGCCGGCCTTCAGCTCTCCGAACTCTCACTGGGCTCTTGGCTCACGTTCGGCAAACAGATCACCGACGATACCGCCGAGGCGCTGATGAAGCTCGCCTATGATAACGGCATCAACTTCTTCGACAACGCCGAGATCTACTCCAAGGGTGAAAGCGAGCGGGTGATGGGCCGTATCCTGAAGAAGATGGAATGGCCGCGCGACACATGGACGGTGAGCAGCAAAGTGTTCTTCGGCGCTGGTGGTAAACTGCCCACGCAGCTCGGTCTTCACCGCAAGCATGTGGTGGAAGCCTGTCATGATGCTTTGAAGCGCTTACAGGTGGACTACCTCGACCTCTATTTCTGCCACCGCCCTGATCCGAACACACCCATCGCCGAAACGGTGTGGACCATGCACCAACTGATCATGCAGGGCAAAGTGATGTACTGGGGCACCAGCGAATGGAGCGCGAAGGAGATCACGGAAGCACATGCCGTCGCGGAGAAGCACCACCTCATCGCACCGGTGATGGAGCAGCCGCAGTACAACATGTTCCACCGGGCGAAAGTGGAGGAGGAGTTCGCGCCGCTCTACGATACCGTAGGCCTGGGCACCACCATCTGGAGCCCGCTCGCCAGCGGTATCCTCAGCGGCAAACACACGCTGGAAGGCGACGCTTCATCACGCCTGCGCATGGCCGGGCTGGAATGGTTGAAGGAGCGCGAGCTGAACGAGGCCCGCTTGAAGAAGGTTGAGGAGTTGAAGTCCATCGCGACGGACCTCGGCTTGTCGTTACCGGTGTTCGCCATCGCATGGTGCTTGAAGAACGCGCGCGTGAGCACGGTAATGCTCGGAGCGAGCAAGACGGGTCAGCTCGAAGAGAACCTCAAGGCCGTGGATGCGCAGGACCTGTTCACGCCCGAGGTGATGAAGCGTGTGGAACTCGCGATCGCCGACGAAAAGCTCAGCACATGGTGA
- a CDS encoding efflux RND transporter periplasmic adaptor subunit yields MDRAIDRRPARRKRMIALGCVGGLALVAVVFWGSSLTTSKVRIEAEKVTVATVESGLFKEFIPVTGTVQPLQTVFLDALEGGTVKQRFVEDGSMVVAGQPIIELGNPQLQMDAINREAQLLDQQNNLRNTRLAMDQQTTRLRDELLNLEKDLKRLEREARLDDRLVKDSLLAHNTFLANKENLEYMRAKRRLVADNVRSDSLFRLTQLGSITSNLDLIQQNLRFLRENLQNLVVKAPIAGQLSGLNVEIGQTKQRGERIAQIDVLNGFKVRARIPEHYVSRVVAGLQGTFTHAGAEHTIRIFKVYPEVSNGEFDVDLRFTGDEAGSMRRGQTFQVRLQLSEDQQAVMLPRGPFFQDTGGQWVYVVAADGKAVKREVVLGRQNPDMYEVLEGLQSGDRVVTSRYAMFNDADELILE; encoded by the coding sequence ATGGACCGAGCCATTGATCGCAGACCCGCCCGCAGAAAGCGCATGATCGCACTGGGGTGCGTTGGTGGTCTTGCTTTGGTAGCCGTGGTGTTCTGGGGTAGTTCGTTAACCACCAGCAAGGTGCGCATCGAGGCGGAGAAGGTGACGGTGGCCACTGTCGAGTCCGGCTTGTTCAAGGAGTTCATCCCGGTGACGGGTACCGTTCAGCCGTTGCAAACGGTCTTCTTGGACGCGTTGGAAGGGGGCACCGTCAAACAGCGGTTCGTTGAGGACGGAAGTATGGTTGTCGCCGGCCAGCCCATCATCGAATTGGGCAATCCGCAGTTGCAGATGGATGCCATCAACCGCGAGGCGCAATTGCTCGACCAGCAGAACAATTTGCGCAACACCCGTCTGGCCATGGACCAGCAGACCACGAGGCTGCGCGACGAATTGCTGAACCTCGAGAAGGACCTCAAGCGCCTCGAGCGCGAAGCAAGGCTTGATGACCGGCTGGTAAAGGACTCGCTTCTGGCGCACAACACCTTCCTGGCGAACAAGGAGAACCTGGAATACATGCGCGCCAAGCGTCGGCTAGTGGCTGACAACGTGCGCAGCGATTCGCTGTTCCGGCTCACCCAGCTCGGCTCCATCACAAGCAACCTCGACCTCATTCAGCAGAACCTGCGCTTCTTGCGCGAGAACCTGCAGAACCTGGTGGTGAAGGCCCCCATCGCCGGGCAGCTCAGCGGATTGAACGTCGAGATAGGACAGACCAAGCAGCGCGGTGAGCGGATCGCGCAGATCGACGTCCTGAACGGTTTCAAGGTGCGGGCGCGGATCCCCGAGCATTACGTGAGCCGTGTGGTTGCTGGTCTGCAAGGAACCTTCACGCATGCCGGTGCGGAACACACCATACGGATCTTCAAGGTTTACCCCGAGGTAAGCAATGGCGAGTTCGATGTCGACTTGCGGTTCACGGGCGATGAGGCTGGAAGCATGCGGCGTGGCCAGACGTTCCAGGTCCGGTTGCAATTGAGCGAGGATCAACAAGCCGTCATGCTGCCACGTGGACCGTTCTTCCAGGACACGGGCGGTCAGTGGGTGTACGTGGTTGCGGCCGACGGGAAAGCGGTGAAACGGGAAGTGGTGCTCGGCCGCCAGAACCCGGACATGTATGAAGTGCTGGAAGGCCTGCAGTCCGGCGACCGTGTCGTGACCAGTCGCTATGCGATGTTCAATGACGCGGATGAGTTGATCCTGGAGTGA
- a CDS encoding tetratricopeptide repeat protein — MAFRRPVTAMLMLLACLVGVGQDASLVPGLRTDLAQATNDTARADALARICFNLIRSNPDSARLTGMQALAIARRIGNHRALGDAHNNLGWLAAEQGQLDSAESYLKEALRFFGMLGRDEYLAVAHTNLGWVASKRADLVGAINHFLAGLKHSESAEDSASTSKLLYSLGTTYRRMKAYDQAVEFLERSRDMERALARPNAEANCYIALGNVLKERGDTARAVVEFDRADLLYAGLRDHYGLGLVAENIGGLFAESDARKALSHYEVARAHYDTVHSNTDLAYILLAIGEARTSLGELARAEAELSRGEALAKVAGDAELSMNYAMGLAALARAKGDAQGVFEHLRRAMALKDSVQGADTQRELARLRTAFDTERKEKENAVLRSENEARKASEARLRLRWIAAVIVAFALVALLLLLWRNYRLRGRHTREVERFNAELAIQRDEVQRMNDLLELKVLRSQLNPHFVHNCQNSATALVREGRYAEALAYLQGLSRLMRLVLDQSVRDRIGIEEEADFLRLYLAIESLRVPGLVSAVEVDEALMEEEAMLPALLVQPFVENALWHGLPPRSGERSLRIVFSARNGGLRCIVRDNGVGRAQAAPRGDGHRSLGTELTNERLRLLTHRLQQKGSYIINDLLDADGAPTGTEVIIDLEG; from the coding sequence ATGGCCTTCCGCAGGCCCGTCACGGCCATGCTCATGCTGCTGGCCTGCTTGGTCGGCGTGGGCCAGGATGCTTCGCTGGTCCCGGGCTTGCGCACCGACCTGGCGCAGGCCACCAACGACACCGCTCGTGCCGATGCCTTGGCGCGCATCTGCTTCAACCTCATCCGCTCCAACCCGGACAGCGCGCGGTTGACCGGCATGCAGGCACTCGCCATCGCGCGCCGCATCGGGAACCACAGGGCGCTGGGTGATGCCCACAACAACCTCGGTTGGCTGGCCGCTGAGCAAGGGCAGCTGGACAGTGCTGAATCGTACCTGAAGGAAGCGTTGCGGTTCTTCGGCATGTTGGGCCGAGATGAGTACCTCGCCGTCGCGCATACCAATCTCGGCTGGGTGGCCAGCAAACGCGCTGATCTTGTGGGCGCCATCAACCACTTCCTCGCCGGGCTCAAGCACAGCGAATCGGCCGAAGACAGCGCGAGCACAAGCAAGCTGTTGTATTCCCTCGGCACTACGTACCGGCGTATGAAGGCGTACGATCAGGCTGTGGAATTCCTCGAACGCTCGCGCGATATGGAGCGTGCGCTCGCCAGGCCCAACGCCGAGGCCAATTGTTACATCGCCTTGGGCAATGTGCTGAAGGAGCGCGGCGATACCGCGCGGGCTGTGGTTGAATTCGATCGTGCCGATCTATTGTACGCCGGTCTGCGGGACCACTACGGCCTGGGCCTCGTGGCCGAGAACATCGGTGGTCTGTTCGCTGAAAGCGACGCACGCAAAGCCCTTTCGCACTACGAAGTGGCCCGCGCGCACTACGACACGGTACACAGCAACACCGACCTCGCCTATATCCTGCTGGCCATCGGCGAGGCGCGCACGTCGCTGGGCGAACTCGCACGGGCGGAGGCCGAGCTGTCGCGCGGAGAGGCGCTGGCCAAGGTTGCCGGCGATGCGGAACTCTCGATGAACTACGCGATGGGCCTGGCTGCACTGGCCCGGGCCAAAGGCGATGCGCAGGGCGTGTTCGAGCATCTACGACGGGCAATGGCCCTGAAGGACAGCGTACAGGGCGCCGACACGCAGCGTGAGCTGGCACGCCTTCGCACCGCCTTCGATACCGAGCGCAAGGAGAAGGAGAATGCCGTGCTGCGCAGCGAGAACGAGGCGCGCAAGGCCAGTGAGGCGCGCCTGCGCTTGCGCTGGATCGCCGCCGTCATCGTGGCCTTCGCCTTGGTGGCGCTCCTGCTGCTCTTGTGGCGCAACTACCGGTTGCGTGGCCGGCACACGCGGGAGGTGGAGCGCTTCAATGCCGAGTTGGCCATCCAGCGCGACGAGGTGCAGCGCATGAACGACCTGTTGGAGCTGAAGGTGCTGCGGTCGCAACTGAACCCGCACTTCGTGCACAACTGTCAGAACAGCGCCACAGCCTTGGTGCGCGAGGGGCGCTACGCCGAAGCACTGGCATACTTGCAAGGGCTCTCGAGGCTGATGCGGCTGGTGCTGGACCAGAGCGTGCGCGACCGCATCGGGATCGAGGAGGAAGCGGATTTCCTGCGGCTATACCTGGCGATCGAATCGCTGCGCGTGCCGGGACTGGTCAGTGCGGTGGAAGTGGACGAAGCGCTTATGGAAGAAGAGGCCATGCTGCCCGCCCTGCTGGTGCAGCCCTTCGTGGAGAACGCGCTGTGGCATGGGCTTCCGCCGCGTTCGGGAGAGCGGTCATTGCGCATCGTCTTCTCCGCGCGCAACGGCGGTCTGCGCTGCATCGTACGTGACAACGGTGTGGGGCGGGCACAAGCTGCACCGCGCGGGGACGGACATCGTTCCCTCGGCACAGAGCTCACCAACGAACGTTTACGCCTGCTCACGCACCGCTTGCAGCAGAAGGGTTCCTACATCATCAACGACCTGCTCGATGCCGACGGCGCCCCGACCGGCACCGAGGTGATCATCGACCTGGAAGGCTGA